In Myxococcaceae bacterium JPH2, a single genomic region encodes these proteins:
- a CDS encoding DUF523 domain-containing protein encodes MILVSACLLGEACRYDGRSQRSERVLATLEGKEVIPMCPETGAGLGIPRPPVDLSGGTGVDVWAGRARAVERKARVDRTGAFQLGARMALEATQRFGATVALLKEKSPSCGSQRVYTDGVLRPGEGITAALLREHGVVVVSDEEL; translated from the coding sequence GTGATTCTCGTCAGCGCGTGCCTGCTCGGCGAGGCCTGTCGGTACGACGGCCGCTCGCAGCGCTCTGAGCGAGTGCTCGCGACGCTGGAGGGCAAGGAGGTCATCCCCATGTGCCCCGAGACGGGAGCGGGCCTGGGTATCCCCCGTCCGCCCGTGGACCTGAGCGGAGGCACGGGTGTGGACGTCTGGGCTGGGCGCGCCCGCGCGGTGGAGCGCAAGGCACGAGTCGATCGGACAGGAGCATTCCAGCTCGGCGCGCGCATGGCACTGGAGGCGACGCAGCGCTTCGGCGCCACCGTCGCGCTCCTGAAGGAAAAGAGCCCCTCCTGCGGCAGCCAGCGTGTCTACACCGACGGCGTGCTGCGCCCAGGCGAGGGCATCACCGCGGCGCTGCTGCGCGAGCACGGCGTCGTCGTGGTGAGCGACGAAGAGCTGTAG